The following are encoded in a window of Panthera leo isolate Ple1 chromosome B2, P.leo_Ple1_pat1.1, whole genome shotgun sequence genomic DNA:
- the LOC122219370 gene encoding putative olfactory receptor 2B8, which yields MDPKNGSSLTGFILLGFSDRPQLERVLFVVLLIFYLLTLLGNTTIIALSRLDPHLQTPMYFFLSNLSFLDLCYTTSTVPQLLVHLRGPDKSISFAACVAQLFIALGLGSTECILLGVMAFDRYAAVCRPLHYTVIMHPRLCALMASASWFIGFANSSLQSVLIFLVPLCGRNKIDHFFCDVAPLLKLACVDTTGNENEIFFASVIILLIPVALITFSYGRIVKAVLRIKSATGQRKAFGTCGSHLTVVSLFYGSAIYAYVQPSNNYSQDQGKFISLFYTIVTPMANPFIYTLRNKDVTGAMKKVLCRDYDSR from the coding sequence ATGGACCCGAAAAATGGAAGTTCTCTCACTGGCTTTATCCTGCTGGGTTTCTCTGACCGGCCTCAGCTGGAGCGAGTCCTCTTTGTGGTTCTTCTGATCTTCTATCTGCTCACCCTCCTGGGAAACACAACCATCATTGCGTTGTCCCGCCTGGACCCACACCTGCAGactcccatgtactttttcctctcCAACCTAAGCTTTCTGGACCTGTGTTATACGACCAGCACTGTTCCTCAGCTGCTGGTCCATCTCAGGGGACCAGACAAGTCTATCTCCTTTGCTGCCTGTGTAGCTCAGCTGTTCATCGCTCTAGGGTTGGGATCCACAGAATGCATTCTGTTAGGGGTGATGGCATTTGACCGCTACGCAGCCGTCTGCAGGCCCCTGCACTACACAGTGATCATGCACCCCCGTCTCTGTGCCCTGATGGCTTCTGCATCGTGGTTCATTGGCTTTGCCAACTCCTCATTGCAGTCGGTGCTCATCTTTCTTGTACCACTTtgtgggagaaataaaatagaccaCTTCTTTTGTGATGTCGCCCCACTGCTCAAGCTTGCCTGTGTTGACACCACTGGGAATGAAAATGAGATCTTCTTTGCCAGTGTGATCATTCTCCTCATACCTGTGGCATTAATCACGTTCTCCTATGGTCGGATAGTCAAGGCAGTGTTAAGAATAAAGTCAGCCACAGGGCAGAGGAAAGCTTTTGGGACATGTGGGTCCCACCTCACGGTGGTCTCCCTGTTCTATGGCTCGGCCATCTATGCTTACGTCCAGCCCAGCAACAACTACTCCCAGGATCAGGGCaagttcatttctctcttctacaCCATCGTCACCCCCATGGCCAACCCCTTCATATATACCCTGCGGAACAAGGATGTGACAGGTGCAATGAAGAAGGTGTTGTGTAGGGACTATGACTCCAGATGA
- the LOC122219367 gene encoding putative olfactory receptor 2B8 — MERANGSTSSGFLLLGFSDRPQLETPLFVVILMGYVLSCLGNGTIILLSLRDPRLHTPMYYFLSNLSFMDLCLTTCTVPQTLANLKGRDKTITYGGCVTQLLIALGLGGVECVLLSVMAYDRYAAVCRPLHYLIIMHPQLCLRLVLTAWLTGFGNSVLQTALTMTLPLCGRNQVDHFFCEVPVMLKLACADTSIIEAEVFAVSVFFLVVPLSLILVSYGHITRAVLKIKSARGRRKAFGTCGSHLMVVVIFFGTLISMYLQPPSSYSQDVNKSIALFYTLVTPLLNPLIYTLRNKEVKGALRRLLRGTTGSRGS; from the coding sequence ATGGAAAGAGCGAATGGCAGCACCTCCTCAGGATTCCTCCTCCTGGGCTTCTCCGACAGGCCTCAGCTGGAGACGCCTCTCTTTGTGGTCATCCTGATGGGCTACGTCCTGAGCTGTCTAGGCAATGGCACCATTATACTCCTGTCGCTGCGGGACCCTCGCCTGCACACCCCCATGTATTACTTCCTCTCCAACCTCTCTTTCATGGACCTGTGTCTGACCACCTGCACCGTCCCTCAGACTCTGGCCAACCTCAAGGGGCGGGACAAGACTATCACCTATGGCGGCTGCGTGACCCAGCTCCTCATCGCCCTGGGGCTCGGGGGCGTGGAGTGTGTGCTCTTGTCggtcatggcctatgaccgctacgCCGCCGTGTGCCGCCCACTGCACTACCTGATCATCATGCACCCGCAGCTCTGCCTGCGCCTGGTCCTAACTGCTTGGCTCACAGGGTTCGGCAACTCGGTGCTACAGACGGCCCTGACCATGACCCTGCCCCTGTGCGGGAGAAACCAGGTGGACCATTTCTTCTGTGAAGTGCCGGTGATGCTCAAGCTGGCCTGCGCCGACACCTCCATCATCGAAGCTGAAGTCTTTGCGGTCAGTGTCTTCTTCCTCGTGGTGCCTCTGTCGCTCATCTTAGTGTCCTACGGCCACATCACCAGGGCCGTCCTGAAGATCAAGTCGGCCCGGGGCAGGCGGAAGGCCTTCGGAACCTGCGGTTCCCACCTGATGGTGGTGGTCATCTTCTTTGGCACACTCATCTCCATGTAcctccagcctccctccagcTACTCGCAGGATGTCAACAAAAGCATTGCGCTCTTCTACACTCTGGTGACTCCCCTACTGAATCCCCTCATTTACACTCTGAGGAACAAGGAGGTCAAGGGGGCGCTGAGGAGACTGCTGAGAGGAACCACAGGCTCCAGAGGGAGCTAA